In a single window of the Schistocerca americana isolate TAMUIC-IGC-003095 chromosome X, iqSchAmer2.1, whole genome shotgun sequence genome:
- the LOC124555168 gene encoding NADH dehydrogenase [ubiquinone] iron-sulfur protein 6, mitochondrial — MAASLSSKILGSELTIVRRFCNHLNAKRFYSGVAESGDTVTHTGQKFEEDDYRNVRFIGKEKQVNPNFAIKLIADTPPIPKQERVVACDGGGGPTGHPKVYINLDKPGNHACGYCGLRFFKEDH; from the coding sequence ATGGCCGCATCACTGAGCTCAAAGATCTTAGGATCCGAGCTCACAATTGTAAGAAGATTTTGCAACCATCTTAATGCAAAACGCTTTTACAGTGGTGTTGCAGAATCAGGTGATACTGTGACACATACTGGTCAAAAGTTTGAAGAAGATGACTACAGAAATGTTCGGTTCATTGGGAAAGAAAAACAAGTTAATCCAAATTTTGCAATCAAGCTGATTGCTGATACACCACCAATTCCTAAGCAAGAGCGTGTTGTAGCGTGCGATGGTGGTGGTGGTCCAACTGGTCATCCTAAAGTGTACATAAACCTTGATAAACCAGGCAACCATGCTTGTGGCTACTGTGGCCTTCGTTTCTTCAAAGAGGACCATTAG